In Colletotrichum higginsianum IMI 349063 chromosome 3, whole genome shotgun sequence, a genomic segment contains:
- a CDS encoding Cytosolic Fe-S cluster assembly factor CFD1 codes for MSLSKVKHIVLVLSGKGGVGKSSVTTQLALSLALAGHSVGVLDVDLTGPSIPRMLSIEAEKVKQAPGGWLPVPVHEAVEEKGIGSFHAMSLGFLLPRRGDAVVWRGPKKTAMVRQFLTDVLWDETDYLLIDTPPGTSDEHISLAETLLRDARPGQVAGAVVVTTPQAVATADVKKELNFCVKTGIKVLGVVENMSGFVCPHCSECTNIFSSGGGAVMAQEFGVPFLGTVPIDPQFGELVESGRRPEYPQGTQVHGHDMSKTETGSDGQSKGDTLVEKYQDCSLSRIFNDITTQLTSTVESQAQS; via the exons ATGTCACTCTCCAAAGTGAAGCACATTGTGCTG GTTTTGTCGGGCAAAGGCGGTGTCGGAAAATCATCGGTGACGACGCAGCTTGCTCTGTCCCTCGCGCTGGCGGGACACTCGGTGGGCGTTCTCGATGTCGATCTGACGGGCCCCTCGATCCCGCGCATGCTGTCCATCGAGGCGGAGAAAGTGAAGCAGGCGCCCGGGGGCTGGCTTCCTGTGCCGGTGCACGAGGCTGTCGAGGAAAAGGGCATCGGTTCGTTCCACGCCATGAGTCTCGGGTTCCTCCtgccgaggcgaggcgacgccgtcgtgtGGCGTGGacccaagaagacggccaTGGTCAGGCAGTTCCTCACGGACGTCCTGTGGGACGAGACGGACTACCTGCTCATCGACACACCCCCGGGCACCAGCGACGAGCACATCTCTCTGGCCGAGACGCTACTCCGCGACGCCCGCCCCGGCCaggtggccggcgccgtcgtcgtcacgaCACCCCAggcggtggcgacggcggacgTCAAGAAGGAGCTCAACTTTTGCGTCAAGACGGGTATcaaggtcctcggcgtcgtcgaaaACATGAGCGGCTTCGTCTGTCCGCACTGCTCTGAGTGCACCAACATCTTcagctccggcggcggcgccgtcatggCGCAGGAGTTTGGCGTGCCTTTCCTCGGCACCGTCCCCATCGACCCCCAGTTTGGCGAGCTGGTCGAGTCCGGCAGGAGACCAGAGTACCCCCAGGGGACCCAAGTTCACGGGCATGACATGAGCAAGACCGAGACGGGGAGCGACGGTCAGTCCAAGGGCGACACACTTGTCGAGAAGTACCAGGACTGCTCGCTGTCTCGCATCTTCAACGACATCACGACGCAGTTGACGAGCACTGTCGAAAGCCAAGCCCAATCATGA
- a CDS encoding Carboxylic ester hydrolase has product MRAQNVLLISVGASATAPPTATISSGLVQGASTILPSAASTVNKFLGIPYAIPPRRFSLPEPPAPWTEPFNATGFGPACLQSFGISELGPRPELLQELFNNPPPPESEDCLSINVFAPASPSASAGLAVLVFIPGGGWQLGHGRSDLSAFAAYENIIAVTLNYRTNGIHPSLVPSPLLHQLVSGLTNVVFGFPSSPDIPLPERNLGLHDQRLALSWIQENIASFGGDPSKVTIWGESAGSLSVDNHLKAYADDPSPPFRAAVMSSGQTSFGLLAIPSAGGVEAWAGLSAAAGCGNATDGVQCMRDASAETLLSAMRDHRISFTPQVDNLTVPGRPGELWKNGQVAKVPILTGTVAEEGRGLVNDRVNMTAFLDAYFPPLLVPEEAREAIVSVYRSDPKLATDFDVAAAIYTDFLWSCSILAATAASNNISTWRYHFNASVLNLLPDEYAWLGKFHGSDLILLFSDPETTPYTPQSYAVYEYFRGAIARFVKNPFAGPGWPAVGSAYAPLDTAVLGDVGNVPGVMALADVSAIDQRCRLYEEFWPLLEVGSSSAAE; this is encoded by the exons ATGAGGGCCCAGAACGTACTGTTGATCTCCGTCGGCGCGTCCGCTACCGCTCCACCAACAGCCACGATATCCTCAGGCTTGGTCCAGGGAGCCTCGACAATCCTGCCCAGCGCAGCATCGACGGTGAACAAGTTCCTGGGAATCCCCTACGCCATTCCGCCTCGCcgcttctctctccccgAACCACCGGCGCCATGGACAGAACCGTTCAATGCAACGGGCTTTGGCCCTGCGTGTCTCCAGAGTTTCGGTATCAGTG AACTTGGCCCCAGACCCGAACTGCTGCAAGAACTCTTCAACAAccctccgccgcccgagaGCGAAGACTGTCTGAGCATCAACGTCTTTGCCCCGGCAAgcccctccgcctccgccggcctcgccgtcctcgtcttcatccccGGCGGGGGCTGGCAGCTGGGCCACGGCAGATCAGATCTCTCCGCCTTCGCAGCATACGAGAACATCATCGCCGTGACCTTGAACTACCGCACAAACGGTATACATCCCTCTCTTGTgccctctcccctcctccatcaacTGGTTTCAGGACTGACAAACGTAGTCTTTGGTTTCCCCTCGTCTCCCGACATCCCACTCCCCGAGCGCAATCTGGGCCTCCACGACCAGCGCCTCGCTCTCTCCTGGATCCAGGAAAACATCGCCTCCTTCGGCGGGGACCCGTCAAAAGTCACCATCTGGGGCGAGTCCGCTGGGTCTCTCTCCGTAGACAACCACCTGAAAGCCTACGCCGACGacccctcgccgccgttccGCGCGGCGGTCATGTCGAGCGGGCAGACGAGCTTCGGGCTCCTGGCCATcccctccgccggcggcgtcgaggcgtgGGCGGGCCtgtctgcggcggcggggtgcGGCAACGCAACGGACGGGGTCCAGTGCATGAGAGACGCGTCCGCGGAGACGCTGCTTTCCGCCATGCGCGACCATCGAATCTCGTTCACGCCGCAGGTGGACAACCTGACCGTCCCCGGCCGGCCCGGAGAGCTCTGGAAGAACGGGCAAGTCGCCAAAGTCCCGATCCTGACGGGGAccgtggcggaggagggacgGGGCTTGGTCAACGACCGAGTCAACATGACGGCGTTCCTGGACGCCTACTTCCCGCCTCTCCTCGTCCCAGAAGAGGCCCGCGAAGCGATCGTGTCCGTCTACCGTTCCGACCCGAAGCTCGCCACCGACTTTGATGTTGCCGCGGCCATCTACACGGACTTCCTCTGGTCCTGC TCCATTCTGGCcgcgacggcagcgtcgaACAACATCTCAACATGGCGCTACCACTTCAACGCCTCGGTCCTCAATCTCTTACCCGACGAGTACGCCTGGCTGGGGAAGTTCCACGGCTCGgacctcatcctcctcttctccgacCCCGAGACCACGCCTTACACGCCTCAGTCGTACGCGGTGTACGAGTATTTCAGGGGGGCCATCGCACGGTTCGTCAAGAACCCCTTTGCCGGGCCGGGGTGGCCGGCCGTGGGGTCGGCGTATGCCCCGCTTGACACCGCAGTCTTGGGAGACGTCGGGAATGTTCCTGGCGTGATGGCACTGGCTGATGTCTCCGCTATTGATCAGAGATGCAGGTTGTATGAGGAGTTCTGGCCCTTGCTAGAGGTTGGTTCCAGCTCAGCGGCTGAGTAG
- a CDS encoding Thymidylate kinase — protein sequence MATISRQPFAPLDGARLQNLTSIKNRQNAVSPASGGKRKASDIVDADDFENVDPSVSSKRSKGSDSFYPSKDTLKPSSFVLTRAAPLAESPASSSYARPPLPPLSRHRNLLQPKSPAAKINTAIAKSSPLSAPAGRSPTRGKRSGILSNRRRTAGPYTRVDPPLFSLSSSSSSASAPFSLDAALKGTIPSYAARSSVAPSSRSAARDLLEPDLKASWFFDIHEDTPEQEMTNMLQHGTCVLDISSDEESERKASRDRAEGRDKENVPPADDVSQTSARRSARRTDEDDMVFEKERIALGEMDASEFYAFGCDESSVIIIPADEDEEQETLDPQVALPGPADDVVPGPKADTLAVPLEEKDVVDELMGKSAESAAKAALLEPIEGTGESFELWESGSAKDESEPAVAECS from the exons ATGGCCACCATTTCACGGCAACCATTCGCGCCTCTCGACGGTGCGAGACTGCAGAACCTGACGAGCATCAAGAACAGACAGAATG CTGTTTCGCCTGCTTCGGGTGGCAAGCGCAAAGCTTCAGACATTGTAGACGCAGACGACTTTGAAAATGTCGACCCCAGCGTCTCTTCCAAGCGATCCAAGGGCTCCGACAGCTTCTATCCCTCCAAGGACACTCTTAAACCCTCCTCCTTCGTTTTGACCAGGGCTGCACCCCTCGCCGAAAGCCCTGCCTCGTCATCGTACGCTCGCCCGCCTCTGCCTCCTCTGTCTCGCCATCGCAATCTGCTCCAGCCCAAGtcgcccgccgccaagaTCAACACGGCTATCGCCAAGTCATCCCCGCTCTCGGCCCCCGCTGGTCGTTCGCCCACCCGTGGCAAGCGCTCCGGCATCCTCTCGAACCGTCGTCGAACCGCCGGCCCCTACACCCGTGTTGACCCACCTTTGTTCAGCCTgtcgtcatcctcttcctccgcaTCCGCCCCGTTCAGTCTCGATGCTGCCCTCAAGGGCACCATCCCGAGCTATGCCGCCCGTTCGTCTGTTGCCCCGTCCTCCCGGAGCGCTGCCAGGGATCTGCTGGAGCCTGACCTGAAGGCGTCGTGGTTTTTTGATATCCACGAGGACACGCCCGAGCAGGAAATGACCAACATGCTCCAGCACGGCACTTGCGTCCTCGACATCAGCTCTGACGAGGAGAGTGAGCGCAAGGCCAGTAGGGACCGAGCAGAAGGCCGCGACAAGGAGAACGTGCCACCTGCCGATGACGTGAGCCAGACGTCGGCCCGTCGCTCCGCTCGTCGGaccgacgaagacgacatgGTCTTTGAGAAGGAGAGGATAGCACTGGGCGAGATGGACGCCAGTGAGTTCTATGCCTTTGGCTGCGACGAATCGTCGGTCATCATTATccccgccgacgaagacgaggagcaggagacACTGGACCCCCAGGTCGCGTTGCCTGGACCAGCAGATGACGTCGTTCCGGGGCCCAAGGCAGACACCCTCGCGGTGCCActggaggagaaggatgtcgtcgacgagctcatgGGCAAATCGGCCGAATCAGCAGCCAAGGCGGCGCTGTTGGAGCCCATAGAAGGCACAGGCGAAAGCTTTGAGCTGTGGGAAAGTGGAAGCGCCAAAGACGAAAGCGAACCTGCTGTTGCCGAGTGCTCATGA
- a CDS encoding Adenosylmethionine decarboxylase: protein MVNPSVPNDYALSPAEATPHLTINHDVAADLDSSNAFEGPEKLLEVWFAPGPESLPASAQPNGLKAVSADTWVTMLDMVNCKILSVLESESVDAYLLSESSLFVFPHKLILKTCGTTTLLLGLQRLLHIAAEHAGFPFHKAENATDVKAAATPYRVFYSRKNFLFPDRQQGPHRSWRSEVKYLDDLFEGGSAYMVGKMNGDHWYLYITSPSQTLTPPRTPEEKEAALGESPSKIPTGSVASFGSGIEERSDETLEILMTDLDPENAKQFYLSHASAVATDKSHLSQTQAARDDAHQSLGDLSQVPDKAGDEHVDVFENTCESDLNDGERATTEALTTEGHAIGTVVSEGCGLSSVYPTSKYPGARVDAYLFSPCGFSANGVVPAVTVEEDASKSEKSASAAHYFTVHVTPEPNCSFASFETNVPGGQSGRTTAEIIEHVVDIFKPGRFSVTLFEAKGKSANPYGMGDHASRTTAAQRLVDPVRGYRRIDRIVHDFDDYDLVFRFYQKEDWAGDREARLGELM, encoded by the exons ATGGTCAACCCTTCGGTTCCCAACGACTACGCCCTCTCACCGGCTGAGGCGACTCCTCATCTGACCATCAATCACGATGTGGCCGCCGACCTAGACTCGAGCAACGCCTTTGAAG GTCCCGAGAAGCTCCTCGAAGTCTGGTTCGCCCCCGGCCCGGAGTCGCTCCCCGCGAGCGCTCAGCCCAATGGACTGAAGGCCGTCTCCGCCGACACCTGGGTCACCATGCTCGACATGGTCAACTGCAAGATCCTCTCCGTCCTCGAGTCCGAGTCCGTCGATGCCTACCTGCTGTCCGAGTCCAGCTTGTTCGTCTTCCCCCACAAGCTGATCCTCAAGACGTGTGGCACCACcacgctgctgctgggtcTGCAGCGCCTGCTccacatcgccgccgagcacgccgGCTTCCCGTTCCACAAGGCTGAGAACGCGACCGATGTCAAGGCTGCCGCGACCCCCTACCGTGTCTTCTACAGCCGCAAGAACTTCTTGTTCCCCGATCGCCAGCAGGGTCCCCACCGCAGCTGGAGGTCCGAGGTCAAGTATCTGGACGATCTCTTTGAGGGCGGCAGCGCCTACATGGTTGGCAAGATGAACGGCGACCACTGGTACCTGTACATCACCTCGCCCAGCCAGACGTTGACGCCCCCTCGGACTccggaggagaaggaggcggcccTTGGGGAATCCCCCTCCAAGATTCCCACTGGCAGCGTCGCCAGCTTTGGTAGCGGCATCGAGGAGCGCAGTGACGAGACTCTCGAGATTCTCATGACCGATCTCGACCCCGAAAATGCGAAGCAGTTCTATTTGTCGCACGCGAGTGCGGTCGCCACCGACAAGTCGCATCTTTCGCAGACCCAGGCCGCTCGAGATGACGCCCACCAGAGCCTGGGTGACCTGTCTCAGGTCCCCGACAAGGCGGGCGATGAGCATGTCGACGTCTTTGAGAACACATGCGAGTCGGACCTCAACGATGGCGAGCGTGCCACGACCGAGGCCTTGACGACCGAGGGCCACGCCATCGGTACCGTCGTCTCCGAGGGCTGCGGCCTGTCCAGTGTCTACCCCACCAGCAAGTATCCCGGTGCTCGTGTCGACGCGTACCTCTTCAGCCCCTGCGGCTTCTCTGCCAACGGCGTCGTTCCCGCCGtgacggtcgaggaggatgccTCCAAGAGCGAGAAGAGTGCAAGCGCCGCTCACTACTTCACGGTCCACGTTACTCCTGAGCCCAACTGCTCCTTCGCCTCCTTCGAGACCAACGTCCCTGGAGGCCAAAGCGGCCGCACCACGGCCGAGATCATTGAGCACGTTGTCGACATCTTCAAGCCCGGCCGCTTCAGCGTCACACTCttcgaggccaagggcaagagCGCGAACCCTTACGGAATGGGCGATCATGCTTCACGTACGACCGCCGCCCAGCGCCTCGTTGATCCGGTTCGTGGATACCGTCGCATTGACCGGATCGTTCACGACTTTGATGATTACGACCTCGTGTTCCGTTTCTACCAAAAGGAGGACTGGGCGGGCGATCGTGAAGCCCGCCTCGGAGAGCTGATGTGA
- a CDS encoding Thymidylate kinase produces the protein MTWMVKTCPCWRWKPSPSLPRDRRPPEDGVPGAPHGPLGITSTGLTDLDYLGTHSVHSSRAEPLFDYRDRCTSPGRQYRTPNTSIRRVGHRTEHFCSFTSHQFFCSGPMASINDLATAAIATSAAAGSGPAGEDQPPVATPPAGVIRGAFVVLEGLDRSGKTTQVKLLEQRFVELGKKVKVMRFPDRTTPIGQMIDAYLKSSVEMEDHVIHLLFSANRWEAVKNIQALLASGTTVICDRYYHSGIVYSAAKQNPRLTLHWARQPELGLPRPDLVLFLDLEEAVARERGGWGGEVYEKAEFQRRVRELFWGLSLGRVGPDGGLGDEGRVDREFRQEEEDLVVVDAGASVEEVAEEIWRKVGPRVEGVEKGEVGSAVRVVS, from the exons ATGACATGGATGGTCAAAACATGCCCTTGCTGGCGATGGAAGCCATCACCGTCACTCCCACGTgaccgccgcccgcccgaGGATGGCGTCCCGGGTGCCCCACACGGTCCGCTGGGGATCACATCCACTGGACTGACCGACCTtgactacctaggtactcACTCGGTGCACTCTTCCAGAGCCGAACCACTTTTTGACTACAGGGACAGGTGCACATCGCCCGGCCGTCAATATCGCACTCCCAACACGTCAATTCGCCGGGTAGGTCATAGAACCGAACACTTCTGTTCGTTCACCAGTCATCAATTCTTCTGTTCCGGCCCAATGGCATCGATCAACGACCTGGCTACGGCCGCCATAGCGActtcggccgccgccggcagcggACCGGCCGGGGAGGACCAGCCCCCCGTCgccacgccgcccgccggcgtcatccGCGGCGCCTTCGTCGTACTCGAAGGTCTAGACCGGAGCGGCAAGACGACGCAGGTGAAGTTGCTCGAGCAGCGGTTCGTCGAGCTGGGGaagaaggtcaaggtcaTGCGCTTTCCGG ACAGAACAACGCCCATTGGCCAAATGATTGACGCCTACCTCAAGAGCTCGGTCGAGATGGAAGACCACGTCATCCACCTGCTCTTCAGCGCCAACAGATGGGAAGCAGT CAAAAACATCCAAGCTCTACTCGCCTCCGGCACGACGGTCATCTGCGACAGGTACTACCACTCGGGCATCGTCTACTCGGCGGCCAAGCAGAACCCGCGCCTGACCCTGCACTGGGCGCGCCAGCCCGAGCTCGGCCTGCCGCGGCCCGACCTCGtgctcttcctcgacctcgaggaggccgtcgcccgcgagcgcggcggctggggcggcgaggtgtacGAAAAGGCCGAGTTCCAGCGCCGCGTGCGCGAGCTGTTCTGGGGCCTGAGCCTGGGCCGCGTCGGTCCGgacggcgggctgggcgacgaggggcgCGTCGACCGCGAGTTCcggcaggaggaggaggatttggtcgtcgtcgacgcgggcgcgagcgtcgaggaggtcgccgaggagatcTGGAGAAAGGTCGGGCCGAgggtcgagggcgtcgagaagggcgaggtcgGCAGTGCTGTGAGGGTTGTGTCGTGA